One window of the Shewanella maritima genome contains the following:
- the gspE gene encoding type II secretion system ATPase GspE, giving the protein MSEATEAEALAQVSSELAMEVEGDEVFHSDSKEQLPFAFSHRFHLVLAKEEDQLHLYYTDETPLSAMLEVRRYTGADLQVTKLDSSVFESKLTKTFQANSSEAQQLMEDLGNEMDLFTLAEELPQTEDLLEGDDDAPIIKLINALLSEAIKEEASDIHVETYEKQLVVRFRVDGVLKEVLKPNRKLSSLLVSRIKVMARLDIAEKRVPQDGRISLRIAGRAVDVRVSTMPSSHGERVVMRLLDKNTGNLDLQQLGMTPTIRDQFDQLIRKPHGIILVTGPTGSGKSTTLYAGLTEINSKDTNILTVEDPIEYELEGIGQTQVNTKVDMTFARGLRAILRQDPDVVMIGEIRDLETAQIAVQASLTGHLVISTLHTNTASGAITRLQDMGVEPFLVSSSLLGVLAQRLIRTLCEDCKEAHEPDERERELLGITANDTRQIYRATGCKKCGYNGYRGRTGIHELLTVDDNVRELIHGGKGELAIEKYIRTMVPSIRHDGMSKVLDGITTLEEVLRVTREE; this is encoded by the coding sequence ATGAGTGAAGCGACAGAAGCAGAAGCGCTTGCTCAGGTTTCTAGTGAGCTAGCGATGGAAGTGGAAGGCGATGAAGTCTTTCACTCTGACAGCAAAGAGCAACTGCCGTTTGCGTTTTCTCATCGCTTTCACTTAGTGCTAGCAAAAGAAGAAGACCAACTGCATCTGTACTACACAGATGAAACGCCGCTATCGGCCATGTTAGAAGTGCGCCGTTATACTGGCGCTGATCTGCAAGTGACCAAGCTTGATAGCAGTGTGTTCGAGTCAAAGCTAACTAAGACATTCCAGGCCAATTCGTCTGAAGCGCAGCAATTGATGGAAGACCTCGGCAACGAGATGGACTTGTTCACCCTTGCTGAAGAGCTACCTCAAACCGAAGATCTACTTGAAGGCGATGACGACGCGCCAATTATTAAGCTGATCAATGCGCTGCTGTCTGAGGCAATTAAAGAAGAAGCCTCGGATATTCACGTTGAAACCTACGAGAAACAACTGGTCGTGCGTTTCCGTGTTGATGGCGTACTAAAAGAAGTATTGAAACCTAACCGTAAGCTGTCATCGCTGCTGGTATCGCGTATTAAGGTTATGGCGCGTCTTGATATCGCCGAAAAACGTGTACCGCAAGATGGCCGTATCTCACTGCGTATTGCCGGTCGCGCGGTAGACGTACGTGTATCGACCATGCCATCAAGCCACGGTGAGCGCGTGGTGATGCGTCTTCTGGATAAAAACACCGGCAACCTAGACTTACAACAGCTAGGTATGACACCGACAATCCGCGATCAATTCGACCAGCTTATTCGTAAGCCACACGGCATTATTTTGGTGACCGGTCCAACCGGTTCGGGTAAGAGTACCACCTTGTATGCAGGTCTTACCGAGATTAACTCTAAAGACACCAACATTCTGACCGTTGAAGACCCAATCGAGTACGAGCTTGAAGGTATTGGTCAAACTCAGGTGAATACCAAGGTTGATATGACCTTTGCTCGCGGTCTACGCGCTATTCTACGTCAAGACCCTGACGTGGTGATGATTGGTGAGATCCGTGACCTTGAAACCGCGCAAATTGCGGTGCAAGCATCATTAACTGGTCACTTGGTGATCTCTACTTTACATACCAACACCGCATCAGGCGCAATCACTCGTTTGCAAGATATGGGTGTTGAGCCATTCCTAGTTTCATCAAGCTTACTTGGGGTACTGGCCCAGCGTCTTATTCGTACCCTATGTGAAGACTGTAAAGAAGCCCACGAGCCTGATGAGCGTGAACGCGAGCTATTAGGCATTACAGCCAATGATACTCGTCAAATCTACCGCGCTACCGGTTGTAAGAAGTGTGGCTATAACGGCTATCGCGGCCGTACCGGTATTCATGAGCTGCTGACCGTTGATGACAATGTGCGTGAGCTTATTCACGGCGGCAAAGGTGAATTAGCGATTGAGAAATACATTCGCACAATGGTGCCGAGTATTCGTCATGATGGTATG